GCGAGCTCCACGGTCGACCTCAACGCGACCAAGGCGATCGAGGGCGAGCTTGTGCGCGTCGCGAGCTGGTACGACAACGAGTGGGGCTTCTCCAACCGCATGAGCGACACGGCGGCCGCGCTCGGCGCTCTCTGACCGGACGGAAGGACGGCAGCCATGGCAAGCTTCCGCAAGCTTGACGACCTCGATCCGCGCGGCAAGCGCGTTCTCGTCCGGGTCGACTTCAACGTGCCGATGCAGGACGGCTCGGTCACGGACGCGACCCGCATCGAGCGGGCGGCGCCGACGCTGCGTGCCCTGCTCGACCGGGGCGCCAGGGTCGTCGTCCTTTCGCATTTCGGCCGTCCGAAGGGCAAGGCCGAGCCGGCGCTTTCCCTCAAGCCGCTGGTGGCGCCGCTGGAGCAGGCCCTGGGCGGCCAGAAGGTCGCCTTCGTGCCGGAGACGGTCGGCCCGGATGTCGAGAAGGCGGTGGCGGGCCTGGGGGACGGCGAGATCGTCCTCCTCGAGAACCTGCGCTTTCACAAGGGCGAGGAGAAGCCGGCCGACGAGCCGGGCTTCGTGGAGGCGCTTGCGGGATTGGGCGATCTCTACGTCAACGACGCGTTCTCCTGCTCGCATCGTGCCCACGCGTCGATCACGGGCCTGGCCGAGAAGCTGCCCGCCGCCGCCGGGCTGCTGATGCAGGCCGAACTGGAAGCGCTCGAAGCGGCGCTGGGCAGCCCGAAGCGTCCGGCCGCCGCCTTGATCGGCGGCGCCAAGGTGTCGACCAAGCTGGCCGTGCTCGGCCACCTTCTGGACAAGGTCGACGCCCTGATCATCGGCGGCGGCATGGCCAACACGTTCCTGCACGCGAAGGGCATCGCCGTCGGCAAGTCGCTGTGCGAACGGGACATGGCCGACCAGGCCGCGCAGATCATGCGGGACGCCGAGAAGCACGGCTGCCGCATCGTCCTGCCGCAGGACGGCGTGGTCGCGACCGAGTTCAAGCCCGGCGCCGCCAACACGGTCGTGCCGATCGATGCCGTCCCCGAGGACGGCATGATCCTCGACATCGGCCCGGCGACGGTCGAGGACGTCACCGTCGCGCTTGAAGCCTACAAGACGCTGCTCTGGAACGGGCCTATGGGAGCCTTCGAGATCGCGCCGTTCGACCAGGGCACCAACGCGATCGCCAAGGTGGCGGCGTCCCTCACGCAGAGCCAGGGACTGGTGACCGTGGCAGGCGGCGGCGACACGGTCGCGGCGCTGGCGCATGCCGGCGTGCTGGAGCGATTCTCCTACGTCTCGACGGCGGGCGGGGCGTTCCTGGAATGGCTCGAGGGCCGCGAACTTCCGGGCGTGGCGGCCCTGACCCGGCGGGGGTGAGCGCCCCTGTCGCCATCGCCATCCACGACCTCAAGCAAGGGCGGGCGGCTCTGGACGCCGCCCGTCGTCTTTCCGTGCCCGTCGCGCTCCGCACCGCGCCGGGCGCGGCCGCCTATCTCGGCGCGGGCTACCTGGCCGCTCTCGAGGACGCCTTGGGCGTGCCGCTCCTGGTCGATTGCGGCGGCGACGCCGGCTTGGTCATGGCGGCGCTGCGTGCCGGCTCCCGACGGCTCGCGTTCAACGGCCGTCACGACGTCGCCATCAAGCTGCAATCGATGTGCGGGCAGATGAACGCCCGGTTCGAATGGGAGACGCGACCTCCCTCGTGCCTGGTGCTCGCGCCGGGCGATGACCCGTTGCGCCGCCTGGTGCTGCATCTGCGCGAATAGACGTCGCCGGTCCTGGACGCGGAGCGCGCGACAGGCGAAACTAGCGGCCTCGACGGCCGAGTATGATACGGAGGAGACCGACCGATGGCCCTGTCCCCCAAGGTGCAGGAGATCCTGTCCTGGTATGAGAGCGACAATCCCGGGACGAAAGCGAATCTTGCGCGCATCCTGATGCACGGTCGCCTGGGCGGTACCGGCAAGGTCGTCATCTTGCCTGTCGACCAGGGCTTCGAGCATGGCCCGGCCCGCAGCTTCGCGACCAATCCCCCCGCCTACGATCCTCACTATCATTTCGAGCTGGCGCTGGAAGCTGGCCTTAACGCCTATGCCGCGCCGCTCGGCATGCTGGAGATGGGCGCCGCGAAATATGCGGGCGCCCTCCCGCTGATCCTCAAGGTGAACAGCTCGAACTCGCTGAGCCGGCTCAAGGACAACGCCAACCAGGCCGTCACCTCGGGCGTCAAGGACGCGCTGCGCCTGGGCTGCGCCGGCATCGGCTTCACGATCTACCCCGGCTCGGATGCCAGCTTTGACATGCTGGAGGAGCTGCGCGAGCTGACGCTGGAAGCGAAGAGCTACGGCCTGGCGACCGTGGTCTGGTCCTATCCGCGCGGCGGCAACCTCTCCAAGGAAGGCGAGACCGCGGTCGACGTGTGCGCGTATGCGGCGCACATGGCCGCACTGATGGGTGCCACCATCATCAAGGTCAAGCCGCCGATGGCGCATATCGAGCTGGCCGAGGCCAAGAAGGTCTACGACCAGATGGACATCGACACGTCGACGCTGGCGGCGCGCACCCGCCACGTCATGCAGACCGTGTTCGACGGCAAGCGCGTCGTGGTGTTCTCCGGCGGCGACGCCAAGGGCGCCGAAGGCCTGCTCGAGGACATCCAGGGCCTGGCCGATGGCGGCGCTTCCGGCTCGATCGTCGGACGCAACGCCTTCCGCCGGCCGAAGGCCGAGGCGCTCGACCTCCTCGACAAGATCCTGTCGATCTACGAGAAGGCCGCGGCCTAATCGAAGGCACAAGCACCCGGCCAGTCCGGCCGGGTGCCCTACCTTCGTCCGCTACAGGCCGCCCGTGTAGCTGCCCATGGCCTTTGCCCGGACGACGAGCAACCCGAGCAGGACGTCGAGGTCCGGTGTCGGCGTACCGCTCTGGCGGGCGAAGTCCTGGATGATCGCGAGCTGGTTGTCGATCTCGACCGGCCGTCCGCGCTCGAGATCCTGCAGCGAGGACGGCTTGTGCCGCAGGCCGGCCGAGTGCGCCCGGTCCGCGACGTCGTCTATGCCCAGCTCGGCGAAACCATGGGCGGCCGCCACCCGCTTGGTCTCGGCGATGACCCGGTCGGCCAGCGCCCGAAGCTCGGGTCGAATGTAGATGTCGGCCGTCGGCGTGCCGGTCAGCCCGCACAGAAGCGTGCTCGGCACGTTCCGTGTCAGCTTACGCCACATCTCCAGGCGGATCTCGTCCGTCGCCGTCATCCCGTAGCCGTCCGCGCTCAGCGCCTCGGTCAGCGCGGTCAGCCGATCGGAGAGACCGCCTCTGGCCTCGCCCAGAACGAAGCGATTGGCCTTGCCGGTGTTGTGGACGTGGCCGGGCGCCGTCACCGTGTTCGGCGAGTAGATCACCATGCCCATGGCCCGCTCGACGCCGATCGCGCGGTGCAGCACGCCGCCCGGGTCGACCCGTGACGCATCCGGCGCCGGATCGGCCATGCCGTCCGCGTAGAACCAGAACACGCCGTTGACGGCGAACACGACGGGCGTGTCCGGTCCCAGAAGCGGCGCTAGGCGGGGAGCGATGTCGGGCAGCGCGGTGGTCTTGGTCGACACGATCACCACGTCCTGCGGCCCGAGCTCGGCGGGGTCGGCGCTCGCCTTCGGCCGGACGGTGAACCGCTCGCTCAGCGTCTCCAGGGCTAGGCCGTCGCGCCGGATGGCATCGAGATGCGCGCCGCGCGCCACCAGCGAAACGTCGCGGCCCGCATGGGCAAGCCGCGCGGCCAGGTATCCGCCGACTGCGCCGGCGCCGAAAATGCAGATCCGCATGACGATTCTTTCACTGGGTCGTGGTCGCTGTTCAGGCCCTCGCCGAGGGACGCGGGCCTGGACCAGAGCCTATCGCGGCGGTTCCGGCGCGTCAGCCCGCATGCAATGATGACCCCCTTTGCGCCACGCATACCGGTTTCCTCTCATGGCCATCTCCCCGACCGACGACGCCGAGTCCGCAGAACGATCGTTCGTCCTCCTCGCATCCGACGAGGTGGCGGAGGCGGGTGCGCTCGCCGAGGCGATCGGGCAGGCCCTCGACGCCGCGCCGCGTGCCGCGGTCCTGGTCCGAAACTGGCAGCCCGGGTCGGCCGTGTTCGACGCGCTGCATCCGATCTGCCGCAAGGCGGGCGTCGCTTGCCTGGCCGAGCCGGCGAAGGACGCCCCGCTCACGCAACGGCTGGACGGCGCGCTCCTGTCGGCCGATCCCCACGAGCTGCAACAAGCGCGACGGCTCCTCGGCGCCGACGCGATCCTGGGGGCGCGCTGCGGCCTGTCACGGCACGACGCCATGATCGCGGGCGAAGCGGGCGCCGACTTCATCGCCTTCGAGGGTTCGGCCTCCGACCCCGCGCTTCTCGCCGTCCTGGCGTGGTGGTCGGACCTGTTCGTCCTGCCGACCCTGGCCCTCGTGGCGGAACCGGACGACGTCGCGGCGCGCCTGCTCGCGAAAAACGGCGCCGATTTCCTCGCCGTGCCGGCTGCGCTCTGGTCCGGGGCAGGAGGCGCGGAAAATCTCGCGAGGCTGGCCGACGCCTTCGTCTGATTGACGAAAGGGGTGTTCCTGCCGCCTGCGCTGGTGTAGAAGGCGGCGCGAACCATGTCATTGAGACAGCCCGAGCGCCCCGGCAGCCTGTTCAGCGCTGGCCGGCCAAGTGGCGTACGGGCGCGATTCCCTGGTGAACGTAAGTCATGGCCAAGATCAACGGCAACGAAATCCGTCCGGGTTATGTCCTGGAGTACAAGGGCAAGCTTTGGTCGGCCGTGAAGACCGAGCACGTCAAGCCCGGCAAGGGTCCCGCCTACATGCAGGTCGAGCTCAAGGACCTGGTCGACGGCACGAAGCTGAACGAGCGTTTCCGCGCTGCGGAGACGGTCGAGCGCGTGCGCCTCGAGCAGCGCGCGTTCCAGTTCCTCTACGACGAGGGCACGACGCTTGCGTTCATGGATCAGGAGAGCTTCGAGCAGATCGCGATCGACAAGTCGCTGATCGGCGATCGCCTGCCCTTCCTGCAGGAAGGCATGGTCATCCAGGTCGAGAGCCATGAGGGCCGGCCGCTGGGCGTCCAGCTGCCGGAGACCGTCGTCCTGACCGTGGTCGAAGCCGACCCGGTCGTGAAGGGCCAGACCGCGACCTCCTCCTACAAGCCGGCCGTGGCCGACAACGGCGTGCGCGTCATGGTGCCGCCGCACATCGAGTCGGGCACCAAGATCGTCGTGAACACGGCCGACTCCACCTATATCGAGCGCTTCAAGGGCTGACCGCCCGCCGCGCCGGATTGCCCTATGCCGTCTGCCATCATCAACGTCATGGTCGGGGCCGCCCAGAAGGCGGCTCGTCAGTTGGCTCGCGATTTCGGCGAGGTCGAGCAGCTCCAGGTCTCACGCAAGGGGCCGGGTGACTTCGTCAGCGCCGCCGACCGGCGTGCCGAACAGACGATCAAAGCGGAGCTCGCCCGGGCGCGGCCGGGTTTCGCCTTCCTGCTCGAGGAGGAGGGCGCCCAGGCCGGCACGGAGGACTCGACCTGGATCGTCGATCCCCTGGACGGCACGACCAACTTCCTGCACGGCCTGCCGCACTTCGCCATCTCGATCGGCCTGCGCCAGGGCGGCGAGATCACGGCCGGCATCGTGTTCGACCCGGTCAAGGACGAATTGTTCGTCGCCGAACGCGGCCGGGGCGCGTGGCTGAACGACCGGCGCATCCGCTGCTCGGCACGGATGGACATGGCGCAGGCCGTGATCGCCTGCGGCCTCCCCGTGCTCGACTGGGCCGGCCGCGCGACGTTCGATGCGCAGTACAAGGCGGTCGCGGACCAAGTCGCGGGGCTGCGCCGGTTCGGCGCGGCCTCGCTCGATCTCGCCTACGTCGCCTGCGGCCGCCTCGACGGCTTCTGGGAATATGGCCTCAAGCCGTGGGACACGGCGGCCGGCATCGTGCTGGTGCGTGAGGCGGGCGGCACGATCCGTGCCCTCGAGGGCGACGATCCCCTGGCTCCCGAGAGCACGCTCGTCGCCGGTAACCTCGCCATGCACCCCAAGCTGACCCGCATCCTGCGCGAGGTCACGCCCGGCCTGCCGGCCGCGAGCTGATCGGCCGCGCACCGGGTCAGGCGTGGGCGCGTCGGCGTTGGGTCGCGTCCCGATCGATCACGCCGTCGCGTATGACCACCCCATAGGCCTCCTCGGCCGTCCGGGGTGAGAGATAGCCGTCGCGGACATCGTCCAGGACGTCTTCCGGATCGCGCAGGAACGGATCGCCATAGCCGCCGCCGGACGGACCCGTGGCGATCAGCCGGTCGCCCGTCTGCATCTTCATGTACGGCACCTTAGACGGCAAGTCGCGCTCGCTGCCGTCGGCGGTGCGCACCGCCAAGGACGCGCACACGCCGTCCTCGCCGCCCAGGAAGCCCCAGGGCGCATGCGCGTGGCCCTCGCCCTCGACCGACGCGCCGCCGTCGGACAAGAACATGAATTCCCGCCGTGAGCCGATGCCGCCGCGCCACTGGCCGGCGACCACCGCGTCCTCGCGCAGCTCGTAGCGCAGCACGCGCAGCGGCAGGTGCGATTCGATGTCCTCGACCGGGTTGTTGCGCGTATTGGCGTAGAGCGTGTCGACCGCGTCCATGCCGTCCCTGCCGTAGCGGCCGCCATAGGCGCCCTCGAAGATCTCCATGTGCACCCAGTGCTTGCCGCCGCCGAAGCCTGAGAACGCGATGACCTTCAGGTTGCCGATGCCGGCGCTGACCTGACGCGGCACGGCCGGGGCCAGGGCCTTCATCACCGTGTCGGCCAGCTGGTTGCCGGGCGTGAACCGGGCGATGCAGGGCGCGGGGAACACCGGGTTGGCCAAACATCCCTTGGGAGCCTTGATCGTGATCGGACGGGTCATCCCCTCGTTCTGCGGGATGTCGCCGACCACGGCCGTGTCCAGGAGGATGGAGCGCAGGGTCAGCCAGATCGACACGTCGACCGTGCCGACCAACGGCATGTTGATCGGACGGTCCGGCACCTGGGGGGCCGTGCCTTCCAGGTCGACCGTCAGGCTGTCGCCCTCGACCGTGATCGCCACAGCGATCGGCAGGTCGCGCCGCGACGGATCGGGATCGTCGAGGAAGCCGTCGATGAAGGTCGTGGCCGTGTAGATGCCGTCCGGCAGCGCGGCGATCGCGTTCCGCATCATGCGCTCGGCGTAGTCGAGCAGGTCCTCGTAGGCCGCGGCGACGGTCGCCTCGCCCCACTGGCCGAGAAGGTCGAGATAGCGTTGCGCGCCGATCCGCGCGGCGGCGATCTGCGCCTCCATGTCGCCCACCACCATGTCCGGCGCGCGGATGTTGTCGCGCAGGATGCGCCAGACCATGGCGTTGGGCACGCCCTTCTCGACCACCTTGATCGCCTTGAACTGCAGGCCTTCGGCGAAGCAATCGACCGCGTCGACGATGCCGCAGCTTCCGGGCGACAGGGCGCCGACATCGAGGTGGTGGGCGGTGGTCACGGCGAAGCCGACCAGCCGGCCCTCGAGAAAGGCGGGGACGGCCAGCGCGAAGTCGGGTCCGTGGCTGGCACCGGCGTAGATGTCGTTGTGCAGGATGACGTCGCCCGGCTCGATCGTCTCGCCGCGCGCCGCCATCTGACGCAGGATGCCCTTGACGTAGCCGCCGATCGGCCCGGACTGGAGCGGCGTGCTCTGCTTGCTCTCGCAGAGCTGCCGGCCCGTCGCGTCGGTCAGAGCCGCGCCGAAATCCTCGGATTCGCGGATGATGCTGGAGTAGCTCATGCGCATGAGCTTGTAGCCCATCTCGATCGCGATGGTCTCGAGCGCGCCCTGGATGACGCTGGCGGTGATCGGATCGATCCGGCCGGCGACGGTGGCGGAACCGGTCATGACGGCGCCTTTCGGGTCAGAAGCAGATTGCCGGACGGGTCGAGCCGCGCGCGCCATCCCGGCGGCACCAGCGTCGTCGAATCCGTCTGCAGGATGACGACCGGTCCGGGAAGATCCTCCCCGATCGGCAGCCGGTCCCTGTGATAGAATCCGGTGGCGAGGCTGACCGTCTCGCCGTTGCGGCGGAACACGCAGCGCGTCTCGCGGATCAACGCGTCCGCCAGGCGCTCGCCCGAGGGAAAGGCCGGACGGCCGATGGTCGGCACCTCGGCCCGTCCCGTCAGGCGGAGATTGACGATCTCGATCGGGCTGTCCGCGAATCGGTGGCCGTATTCCTGCTCGTGACGCCGATGGAACGCCTCCTCCAGCGCCGCCAGGGCCGTCTCGTCCGGCAAAGCGTCGCCGAGCGGCACGCGCAGCTCGTAGCCCTGCCCGACATAGCGGACATCGGCGCTGCGCTCGAAGCGGATCGCGTCGCGCGCCACCCCGCCATGGGCGAACCGGCCGGCGATGTCGGCCTCCAACGCGCCGAGATCGCCGGCAAGCCGCAGCAGATCGTAGCTGCCCTTGATCTGGAAGGCGGTCTTGAGCGCGTCGTAGCGCAGGTCGGTGGTCATCAGGCCGAGCGCCGAGGTCAGGCCGGGATAGAGAGGGACCAGGACTTCCGTCATGCCGAGGCTCTCGGCGATCTCCGCGCCCTGAAGGGGCCCGCCGCCGCCGAAGGCGACCAAGGCCATGCCGCGCGGATCGATGCCCTTTTGCACCGTGCGCGAGCGGATGGCGTTGGCCATGTTGGCGTTGATGACCGTGATGATGCCGAGCGCCGTCTCCATCCGATCCAGGCCGAGCGTCGCCGCCAGCCGGTCGACCGCGGCGGTCGACGCCTCGACGTCGAGGCTCATCCCGCCGCCCAGGAAATTGTCCGCGTCGAGACGGCCGAGCACGAGATTGGCGTCGGTCACGGTGGGCTGGTCGCCGCCCTGGCCGTAGGCGGCCGGGCCCGGGACGGCGCCGGCGCTCTGCGGTCCGACCCGGAACTTGCCGCCCGGATCGACGAAGGCGATGCTGCCCCCGCCTGCCCCGATCGTGTGGATGTCCAGCATCGGCACCATGAGCGGGAAGCCGGCGATCCAGGTGTCGCGCGGGCTCGCCTCGCCGAACTGGCCGTCCCGGATGAGGCCGATATCCGCACTGGTGCCGCCGATGTCGAGGGTGATCAGATCGGAGCGCCCGGCCATGCCGCCGACCCAGGCGCCGCCGAGCACACCCGCCGCCAAGCCCGAGAGCAGCGTCACGATCGGACGTTCGGCCGCCATCGCCGCGGTGGCGACGCCGCCGTTGGAGGCCATGATGCGCAGCTCGCCCGTCACCCCGCTCTCGGCGAGCGACCGTTCGAGGCGGCCGATATAGCCTCGCACCTTCGGGCCGATGAAAGCGCAAAGCGCCGTGGTCGTGAACCGCTCGAACTCGCGGAACTGCGGCGACACGGCGTTCGAAGTGACGACGAACGCCTCGGGACAGACCTCCTGGACCAGGGCACGCGCGCGCTCCTCGTGGACCGGATCGAGATAGGAGAACAGGAAGGCGACGGCGATTGCCTCGACGCCCTCTTCCTTCAGCTGGAGTGCGGCCTTGCGCACGCCGTCCTCGTCCAGGGCCTCCAGCACTTCGCCGCGCGGCGGGATCAGCCGGCCCTTGACGGTTTTGCGGTGCTGGCGCCGAACGAGCGGCCGATCCTGCCACGGCACCTCCTGCATGATCGAATAGTGCTGCGGCCGCTGGTGGCGGGCGATGTGCAGGACATCGCGGAAGCCCTCGTTGGTGATCATGCCGGTCTTCGCGCCCTTGTGCTCGAGCGCGGCGTTGGTCGCGACCGTCGTGCCGTGCAGGACGACACCGATCTCGGACAGGGGCACGTCGTGCCGCTCGCAGATCGCGCGGAGCCCGGCCATGACCGCGCGTGAGGGATCGTCCGGAGTCGAAGCGACCTTGTGGACCATGATGTCGCTGGTCGCGCTGTCGAACAGCACGACGTCGGTGAAGGTCCCGCCGACATCGACCCCGATCATGCGCATGACTTCGTTCCCGTCGATTCTGTGCCCGGCCCGTCGGGCGGATTGCCCGTTTGTCCGCATGCTATGCAAGGACGGGACCGGCCGGAACCGCCGCTCGCGCGGACCAGGCTCCATCGAGAGGTCGCGAGCGGTCTCGCCCGAGGCGGGAACGCGATCCTCGACCCGACGCTCCGGACACGCTATGTCCTTGGTTGCAAAAGGCCATACGCCGATTAAGGCGCGTTGATCCGAAGCCGACAGGGAGGGCCGGAGAAGCGTGGACATTACCCCCGAACTGCTCGGCCGGTTGATCGACCGCTCGGCCTCCGCGGTGCAGGCGCACGCGTCGCACCTGACCCGCCTCGACCAGGCGATCGGCGACGGCGACCATGGCAGCAACCTCGCGCGCGGCTTCGTCGACCTCTCGGCGCGCCAGGGCGAGCTCACGTCCCTGCCGCTCGGCGAAGCGCTGCGCAAGATGGGCATGGCGCTGGTCATGAAGGTCGGCG
Above is a genomic segment from Geminicoccaceae bacterium SCSIO 64248 containing:
- a CDS encoding phosphoglycerate kinase, with protein sequence MASFRKLDDLDPRGKRVLVRVDFNVPMQDGSVTDATRIERAAPTLRALLDRGARVVVLSHFGRPKGKAEPALSLKPLVAPLEQALGGQKVAFVPETVGPDVEKAVAGLGDGEIVLLENLRFHKGEEKPADEPGFVEALAGLGDLYVNDAFSCSHRAHASITGLAEKLPAAAGLLMQAELEALEAALGSPKRPAAALIGGAKVSTKLAVLGHLLDKVDALIIGGGMANTFLHAKGIAVGKSLCERDMADQAAQIMRDAEKHGCRIVLPQDGVVATEFKPGAANTVVPIDAVPEDGMILDIGPATVEDVTVALEAYKTLLWNGPMGAFEIAPFDQGTNAIAKVAASLTQSQGLVTVAGGGDTVAALAHAGVLERFSYVSTAGGAFLEWLEGRELPGVAALTRRG
- a CDS encoding class I fructose-bisphosphate aldolase — its product is MALSPKVQEILSWYESDNPGTKANLARILMHGRLGGTGKVVILPVDQGFEHGPARSFATNPPAYDPHYHFELALEAGLNAYAAPLGMLEMGAAKYAGALPLILKVNSSNSLSRLKDNANQAVTSGVKDALRLGCAGIGFTIYPGSDASFDMLEELRELTLEAKSYGLATVVWSYPRGGNLSKEGETAVDVCAYAAHMAALMGATIIKVKPPMAHIELAEAKKVYDQMDIDTSTLAARTRHVMQTVFDGKRVVVFSGGDAKGAEGLLEDIQGLADGGASGSIVGRNAFRRPKAEALDLLDKILSIYEKAAA
- a CDS encoding 2-dehydropantoate 2-reductase, producing the protein MRICIFGAGAVGGYLAARLAHAGRDVSLVARGAHLDAIRRDGLALETLSERFTVRPKASADPAELGPQDVVIVSTKTTALPDIAPRLAPLLGPDTPVVFAVNGVFWFYADGMADPAPDASRVDPGGVLHRAIGVERAMGMVIYSPNTVTAPGHVHNTGKANRFVLGEARGGLSDRLTALTEALSADGYGMTATDEIRLEMWRKLTRNVPSTLLCGLTGTPTADIYIRPELRALADRVIAETKRVAAAHGFAELGIDDVADRAHSAGLRHKPSSLQDLERGRPVEIDNQLAIIQDFARQSGTPTPDLDVLLGLLVVRAKAMGSYTGGL
- a CDS encoding thiamine phosphate synthase translates to MAISPTDDAESAERSFVLLASDEVAEAGALAEAIGQALDAAPRAAVLVRNWQPGSAVFDALHPICRKAGVACLAEPAKDAPLTQRLDGALLSADPHELQQARRLLGADAILGARCGLSRHDAMIAGEAGADFIAFEGSASDPALLAVLAWWSDLFVLPTLALVAEPDDVAARLLAKNGADFLAVPAALWSGAGGAENLARLADAFV
- the efp gene encoding elongation factor P, producing the protein MAKINGNEIRPGYVLEYKGKLWSAVKTEHVKPGKGPAYMQVELKDLVDGTKLNERFRAAETVERVRLEQRAFQFLYDEGTTLAFMDQESFEQIAIDKSLIGDRLPFLQEGMVIQVESHEGRPLGVQLPETVVLTVVEADPVVKGQTATSSYKPAVADNGVRVMVPPHIESGTKIVVNTADSTYIERFKG
- a CDS encoding inositol monophosphatase family protein, with product MPSAIINVMVGAAQKAARQLARDFGEVEQLQVSRKGPGDFVSAADRRAEQTIKAELARARPGFAFLLEEEGAQAGTEDSTWIVDPLDGTTNFLHGLPHFAISIGLRQGGEITAGIVFDPVKDELFVAERGRGAWLNDRRIRCSARMDMAQAVIACGLPVLDWAGRATFDAQYKAVADQVAGLRRFGAASLDLAYVACGRLDGFWEYGLKPWDTAAGIVLVREAGGTIRALEGDDPLAPESTLVAGNLAMHPKLTRILREVTPGLPAAS
- a CDS encoding hydantoinase B/oxoprolinase family protein, with translation MTGSATVAGRIDPITASVIQGALETIAIEMGYKLMRMSYSSIIRESEDFGAALTDATGRQLCESKQSTPLQSGPIGGYVKGILRQMAARGETIEPGDVILHNDIYAGASHGPDFALAVPAFLEGRLVGFAVTTAHHLDVGALSPGSCGIVDAVDCFAEGLQFKAIKVVEKGVPNAMVWRILRDNIRAPDMVVGDMEAQIAAARIGAQRYLDLLGQWGEATVAAAYEDLLDYAERMMRNAIAALPDGIYTATTFIDGFLDDPDPSRRDLPIAVAITVEGDSLTVDLEGTAPQVPDRPINMPLVGTVDVSIWLTLRSILLDTAVVGDIPQNEGMTRPITIKAPKGCLANPVFPAPCIARFTPGNQLADTVMKALAPAVPRQVSAGIGNLKVIAFSGFGGGKHWVHMEIFEGAYGGRYGRDGMDAVDTLYANTRNNPVEDIESHLPLRVLRYELREDAVVAGQWRGGIGSRREFMFLSDGGASVEGEGHAHAPWGFLGGEDGVCASLAVRTADGSERDLPSKVPYMKMQTGDRLIATGPSGGGYGDPFLRDPEDVLDDVRDGYLSPRTAEEAYGVVIRDGVIDRDATQRRRAHA
- a CDS encoding hydantoinase/oxoprolinase family protein, which codes for MRMIGVDVGGTFTDVVLFDSATSDIMVHKVASTPDDPSRAVMAGLRAICERHDVPLSEIGVVLHGTTVATNAALEHKGAKTGMITNEGFRDVLHIARHQRPQHYSIMQEVPWQDRPLVRRQHRKTVKGRLIPPRGEVLEALDEDGVRKAALQLKEEGVEAIAVAFLFSYLDPVHEERARALVQEVCPEAFVVTSNAVSPQFREFERFTTTALCAFIGPKVRGYIGRLERSLAESGVTGELRIMASNGGVATAAMAAERPIVTLLSGLAAGVLGGAWVGGMAGRSDLITLDIGGTSADIGLIRDGQFGEASPRDTWIAGFPLMVPMLDIHTIGAGGGSIAFVDPGGKFRVGPQSAGAVPGPAAYGQGGDQPTVTDANLVLGRLDADNFLGGGMSLDVEASTAAVDRLAATLGLDRMETALGIITVINANMANAIRSRTVQKGIDPRGMALVAFGGGGPLQGAEIAESLGMTEVLVPLYPGLTSALGLMTTDLRYDALKTAFQIKGSYDLLRLAGDLGALEADIAGRFAHGGVARDAIRFERSADVRYVGQGYELRVPLGDALPDETALAALEEAFHRRHEQEYGHRFADSPIEIVNLRLTGRAEVPTIGRPAFPSGERLADALIRETRCVFRRNGETVSLATGFYHRDRLPIGEDLPGPVVILQTDSTTLVPPGWRARLDPSGNLLLTRKAPS